gacttaaactaggaacaaaataacaattattcaactccataataaatcctgacgggaggtggagttgcatcgtcccgacggtcaaagcagcaactcttgcattatttcccacgcggaaatcaacttctcctctttccacgcttctacttcttatcattccctgcatcgaattgcaaatatgagcaaccgatccggtatcaaatacccaagaattaataactgtatcagcgagaaatatgttgtctataacataaacaacaagcgtacctgaggtagaagtactcttacttccgccgttcttcaacgaagctaggtactgcttgcagtttctcttccagtgaccaagttcatgacagtaaaagcactctttatctggagcgggtccagctttagccttgggcggtgggtttggcttggacgttccagccttgcccttcttcttccaagaattgcccttcttcttaaagttaggcttgttctgtacagccatcacatggctggtactagcgcttttcttaatgtctacctctgctgtcttgagcataccacacagctcattcagacccttctccgtcccatgcatatggtagttcgagatgaagttcccatagctaggcggaagagatgagagaatgaagtcagtggccaactctttgcccattgggaagcccagcttctccaatcgctgagtgtaaccaaccatcttgattacatgtggtcctactgctgcgccttctgctaacttgcactccagaaaggctttggacacattgaacctttcggtcctagcctgtgtctggaacatgtccttgagcgccacgatcatatcgtaagcctcatgatttgtttcgaactgcatctgcagctcgggttccatgcaagcaagcataaggcagcttacctcaagattagcatcaaatgccttcttgtaagcagccttaacggcagcagatgcatcatcagcaggtactggtggtagtggggtgtctagaacatcttcctttttctcagccctgagaacaattctcaggttacggatccaatccgagtagtttgttccattcaacttgtccttctcaaggaccgaacgcaaagcaaacgatgcggtggtgttgctaggtgccatttaatctacaacaaaagtaatgcaaaatacactgaGACAAACGTATCcttgatagagcaaattacattaaactattttaacagaatctactcccactaaaatcaatatccctctattgaaacttagtgattcaggatccacaactaacaagtccactagtgagctttagcatcaccgctagcaaacgaggtagatcggtaagcaacttttgctaatcatatcacatatgactcctgttgttgggtgacatctctatgtctcggcgcccaacctttatgccccaaggtccttaaccgttaagataaccttgttaagcaaaccaacccttatgcgtgtaagtgtccgacacaaacccgtctagtcaaggaaaactagtggcaccctaatttcatagacccaccactaattgtacaagacatgggacggtgcaagttttagttgggagggcatactaacttaaactttgtgagggatcgttctacttctaacatcacagcatgcagaaagtaaaacataaacagaatagcattcacacagttgtgacacagtatggcccgtttttcatatggtgatctccatctccatagaacctgttcaccatggtgatctccatctccatgttccatgtgcgccatcctcctggtgatgagtcctccaagaactatgctattacgcctaatagctagtaaagaatctagtaatgaagattacatagttgcttggatcatcacagattggtacgcagaccattaaatacaataaggtgacaacacatatggctcctgccgtgttgccgtacgtgcgacacgcaggtcacgaatgagttacacacatgcatcacatacacaagggggccatactgatcacaagatacatacatacatcctgcaaaatagagttaggcgtcctaacgttccaaacttcggaggcccgaaactccatcttccaagccgaatttgggaaatctaatttcgccgaaaacggcgaagcggttgaatttcatgtgtaactttttctgtagatcaattttcgtatagaaatcaccccgatccgagatcgtaccgaaaagttacggctgatttaccgaagcatgcgcatacggcaaaatcccgaccccggcagtagatcccatctactatagcacatctaatgcgcctggcgtatgaccctagatctcgattcgaccaatcatattgatcttccctcactgcaactggatttacgtgtatcacttaactccgatggcggaaaccgaccagtaggagtatgtcgttacactaccattgcagcaagggcacgaaatcaggacatagatcaaacagagaactcgcatatctccatatgcacacatcccgaatccaaaactaagcagctacggctcttgataccactgttgggatacgaggtaggctacgctagcgcaaatcaaaatttctaccgcgtataaccaggaagaactgccgtataaggatcacgaaattaccactcgacgcactactggtgcggaagatgtagatatgcgtcggtgcagtgaagacgatcacgtagtcgtacgtagtcgatcaacgtagtcgtacgtagtcgatcacgtccagcaactcctcagcagctcgtccacgtgcacagcaagatcgcctccggtgccgcggctcgtcgtcggctcgtcgtggctcgttggcggctcgtcgatggctcgtccaagtgctgcaggcgcaacacctccaaggtatccacacgtgcagggaggaagcgtcacaagccggattgctagatccgcgagttgcaacagacgagggcgtgggaggcgcggcagaagtgtttcgccaaaaggtgtgtcaccctagggcgcccccacccctctatttataggggttcctgatgggcctctggatccgaggctcattagtactcctaaacctaatccaactcggatcaaatccgaattgggcttccagctccttaagtgtgcgaccctttgggttcggatacgtatagacatggcccgagtactcctactcggcccaatagtcggtagcggcctctagcaagacgtgccaactcctatacgcacacgaagatcatatcagacgaaccatcacaacataatatacatgctattccctttgcctcacgatatttggtctagcttcaagccgaccgctctttctcgatcctgtgattcggaatccctttgtaggttaactcttaaccgtacgtagcatggccatgcattttctgatccgatcactcgaggggcccagagatatcactctcaatcagagaggggcaaatcccatcttgattgaccatgtctcatagcatgcttcttgacaaacccgaaagctacctttataactaccctgttacggcgtagcgtttgatagcccctaagtaggtcaatccacatctagagtacatgcgacaatctcaggtctaaggacaaagcgtatatgttgtttaaagagagaactacttctcgtgttgggtcagtcctaacacatgtctccacatgtgtccacattattagttcaacatctccatgtccatgacttgtgaaacatagtcatcaactaatacatgtgctagtctaatattcatgtgtgtcctcacatgaactccgactagggacaactttagaataaccatacaagtaaagagtttcacatacaattcacataattgcaaatcaattcaagtagcctttaatggatattcaatgaacacaatatacaagtcatggatacaaatggaatatcatcatctctatgattgcctctagggcatacctccaacagccacggtgggcaacagatagactggagcaggacctttgCAGAGTCTCAGGTCTGGTCGGCACGGGTCACGAGTTGAGGTCCGTAGGACCCGTTGACATTTTATGTCAAGTTATGATGCATCTTTTTCTGGGATAGAGTCCACGAGTGGACATAGTGTGACCCCTATTTAGACCCCAGCCGTATCTGTGGACGGAGTTAGCGAATATTATTTAGGAATAGACACTAGTGGGTATGggtctcgtaggtcagtacTGCCTCCGTACaaggtatgggctgatcgaatgtgcgggtaaagtgtacacctctgcgtaGAGTTATAAAATTATTCAAATAGTCGAGGATCACGGTCAAGAGCTCACATAGTTAAAGCTCCCATTGATTAGTCATAACCTACTCTACGAAAAGAGTGAGATACAGGCTCATCCTGAGATGTGTCTAGAAATGAGGCAAAAGCCGGCTCAAGTAATCCCTAATGGATCCTGATGCTCTTAAACTTGGAGACTGGTAGGGAGGTAGATTCCCCTCCACGACCaacaatttataaatatttgcaTTCCATTCTCTTCAATTTACAACCATACACACTGTGCATATAACTAGCTTTCAGGCAAACTAGCAGCTATTCCTTAAAATCctgcatgaaataatacaaCAACTatgggatttgctgagtacccaTTGTATGGTGCTCACTCTTActtccccttccttcctttcttcagAGGAAGAAGTTGCTAGTGAGGAAGACAAGGATCTTGAGGATCTACCTTAGGAGCCAAGCTGCCTGTAGGCTTGGGACTGCTACGTAGGACTCCGCGGTTTAAATAAGGTTGAGGCTACGGCCCCTCTTGTATCATTAGTAGTACGCTTTCTCCTTTTTCAACCTTAtgtaaattatgaataaaaGTTGTACGTAGTATGGATGTGATACTTCTTGTGTGAAGTGCCCGTATCATCTACTGATCCAAAGAATGATACGAATGACATTCGGAGTCCCTTTTTAGGGGCAGCCCCcacagatgtgctgtgtaggtgagatggtaaggaagatACGCGCAAGGCAAGAGGTCACGGGTTTGAATCCTACGCACTGCGCACGTGCATATTCctcgtgaaaaatcgcgtggcTTGTGACGTGCGCGTGTAGGGAGCTTCCTAAGAATTTCTAATATTTAGCGCAAAACCCTATAGTCTTGATTgatattaccaatcgggactaaagatgtgACTTTTGTCCCCAGTGGATACTCGAGACTAAAAATGGAGACCTTTAATTCCAAATTATTAGTCTGGGAAAATCGAGACCTTATCCATAAGGTCTCGTTTTTCTACCGGTGTTTGCTGTCAAGTGAAGTAAATAACATTCCTCGCCATTCTAGTCATCAATAGAAGATCCAGTCAAACTGTTGAACTATTGCGTGTCAATCACTTAAACCTGTTCGGACtgtggatgctgctgctgcccgctctctgccgagcagcagcaagcaGCGCTCCGAACAAAGTCGCATCTTGAAAACGAAACAGGACAAATAACTAGGCCAATTAGTTTTTCCTTAACATCGTATACTTAAGGATGGAGAGAGTAGCTAGCAGATAGCAGCAGCAACGAATTATCGAGGTGTTAAGAATTATCGAGGTGTTAATAGTCTTGCTAAGTTGCTAGTTCAATAAATactaaaaaaagaaatttgCTTGCTCTCATCTCTTTTCCCATGCGACAGGGTTAGGTTCCAAGACAAGAGAGGCGTAGATGAGCTCGTTCCACGCGTCCGGCACGCCAGGGAGGCACCAGTGGCTGCAATCCTGCTTCCTCTTGGACACCTTCTTGTCCCCTGCCTTGCCGTGCACCGACGGGTGCCCATCCCTGCGGAAGTTGGTCAGCTTCGTCACGTTCAGCAGCCGCACCGGGAAACGCATCCGGCCGATGGCCTCCTCCACGATCCTCATCTTGAGAGGGTAGCTGTCGATGATGGCGCCTTTGAACGTTGGCTCCGTCTCGCCGTTGCACGATCCGCCGGAATCCCAATCGCCTCCCctgaacacacacacaaaaaaaaaaaacatgtgaaaTTCTTCTCGGGCCATCAGCTTCAATTTCAACAGGATAGGTCGTGTCCTCACCTGAAATGTGCAGTGGAGTATCCTCGGTAGAACACGACGCTTCTCGCCGGGTCCATGTTCTTGTCGATCCAGCGAGCCCATGTCTTGAGGGCTCGTCTGTAAGCCTCGGCCGAGTCGAAGTGGGGGTACAGCGTGTCACCTTCCTTGTAGTAGTTCTTTCTGCAAACATTGGTTCAAGAATCAAGAGTGAGCAGAGGATCTGGTTCGTCTTCAAGCTGCAGGAGAAACGGCACAGCCAATCAATCAATGAGGCCGTACCCCCTCGCCGTCTTGCCGTGCGTCCACCAGTGTCCGGTGTTGAAGACGAGCACGTCGGCCTTCTTCCACCGGTTGGCCGTCTTGTCGACGCGGTCGATCTGGAGGATCGGGTTGGAGTTCCTCTGCCGGTTGAAGCGCACCCCTTCGCGGACCAGGAAATGCGACCGCACGAACTCCACGGTGCAGTCGTAATCCTACAGTTGTTCATTCATGCACTGGAcgagctcatcatcatcttccatttgACGTCAATTTTGCAGTACCCGTGAACTTGGATTGGATGAATGGATTACCGCGAACTTGAAGACGAAGTAGCCCCGGCCCTTGCTGATCCTGTACCCGTGCGTCTCGAACATCCGGGTCTTGTCCGGCAGGGCCTCGCGCAGGATGCAGAGCAAGGACTCGAACTGGTTCCGGTTCATGGAGTCGCCGACGAGCATCAGCCGCTTGCCGCGCAGCCTGGCCAGGAAGTCCGTCGCGTTGAACCTACGGACCTAGCGCGCGAATCAAGAAACGTTTTGGGCACCGTGTACTCACGGGGTGCTGCGATGAATGCGATGTTGTTGGGTGTGGCGGGTACCTGGGGAGGCTGCAGTGGCGCGGCGCCCAGCGCCACCGTGTGTACCCGTCGTCCGGCCGGCCGTTCACCGCGCAGGAGTACGCCTCGTCCACGTAGGGGCACGTCCCCGGCGCGTACAGCGGCCGCGCCTCCTCGTCCCGCACCCACTCCCCGTCGAACACGTCGCACCGCCCGGTTTCGGCTCCACCCGCCTTGTCGTCGTTCGCCGGGGTCtcgggcggtggtggagagggagacggcggcggcggtggaaaaGGTGTAGTCTGCatcggtggcggcggtggagaagcTGGAATCTGCATCggtagcggcggcgacgggacgCGAGGCGGCGGAGCCATCGGAGCTGTCTGTATCAGTGGCGACGGGAGCCAGCTGAGACGGTGTTGGGAGAGCGCccgcggcgaggtggaggaggagcggaggagggggAGCGCGAGCGGGAGGATGAACGGGACGGAGACgaaggcggcgaggagcggggcGGCCAGGCGCCACGGGAGCCGCGGCACGGGCGGCATGGCCGGCAGAAGCTAGCGACCGGAGCGGTGTAACGGTGGCGGTGCGAGGGTTCCccgggcggccggcgacgaaCGGTCGAGGAGGCATTGAGGCGAACGGGTTGGATCCGGCGGGCGAGAGGGGTGGCGCGAGATGCGCGCGCGGCGGTTTCACTCTGGGCTGATGCCACTGTCCGGGTGTGGTGATGTGAGAGTTCGTGGGCCGTTCTTGTCTGCGTGTGTGGGCTGTGGCGTGGCCGACGACGGAATGAATTCTTTTTGGGCCATCCGTGTTTGACTCGGACTAAAAAAAAGTCGTTGAATGGCTCGGGGTAGTGTTTGGTTCATCGTAGGAACCCGTACATGTATGAACTGATACGGGATCTGAGCACGATCAATTGTTTGGTTCGTTGAATCGCACCGCTTCGTCCAGGATGAGATGGTTCAGATTCTTAGAATATACCGAGAAGATGTCGTATCGAGCTGGGTGCCAAAATCGACCGAACGACTCGGTACTGGATGGAATCATCCCCACCTATATCAACCCATCCAGCTGAACCATCCCATACAAGATCATCTTCCATGCGAGCAACCAAACACTACCGTGTCGGCACGTAACGGGTGTGTTGCCACTGCTTCGTTCACTTGTTCTTCGCGTGGCTCCTCGTGAACGCCAGTCCTGTAATATTCTACAGAGTGCGAATCCAAATTTATGCACTCTAGTACATGATACTAAACTAGAGTAGTACAGTACATCGGTACGGTACAGTAGTATAGTATAGTTGGCAATTTTCTTTACGATCCCGAGGTGAACATGAACATAAATGAAACCGAGAAGAAGCCAGCGCCTCTGTAGTCAGTTCCAGGATTTTCGGACGATGCCAGTTTCTTCTTGATCTCGTGCCATACTAGAGTTTGTACCCAACCATCAAACGTCGCTGCCTGTTAGGGTTCTACTAGGAAATTGGATAGTGTATGAGGTTCTGGTAATAGGTTTAGTACGTCGAATCGTCGTCAAAATCCGGCAAGCCGGTCAAGTTCTAGCCTATTACAAGATTCCTGCCTTCTCTAGGAAGAAGATGGTGTTCATATAGCTGGCGGCGCAGGAGCGTCTCGACCTGGGTCACTTGGTCCAGTCTAGGCCATAGTAGCGGTTGTTAGGCCAGCGAGCTCTGGGCTCCTTGGTGTTGGCCCATTCGATTGCCTCCATATTCTCCTCATTAGCTTGTACGCTTGGAAGCGGCTTCTTCACGGTTGTTGCTTGGACAGCTGCAGGTGTCAGGTCCATGACACTGCCTCCTCGTCACCCGTCACTCCCCATGCTGCTCACGAGCGCACGCACAGGCACGTGTAGGGCAATGCTTGAGACTGCTccactcaaaaaaaaattagctcTAAAAATGTAGGATTTGAATGGGAATAGTCCTTTTTACCCTAAATTGGTCCTATGTGTCATCCTCTCCGCTTTTTGCCACTACTCTCCCCCCTTCTTTGTCATTCTCAtcttttctcccttctctttctcCGTTGCTCTTCCTCGGAGCGGCAGGAGCTTGGCACGCAGCAAATCAATCGCACACAATACATAATGCTAGCTCCAACGTAGATAAAACCCGACAGGCATTAGAAGACTCTCTACtactcatccatcccaaattgtaagttattccaagaatcttggagagtcaaagcatttcaaatttgaccaaatttatatgataactaagtatcattagattctttatcaattatattttcatagtatacctatttgatgtcataaatcgttataattttctctataattttgatcaaacttgagatatcttgactctccaagattcttgaaatgactagcaatttaggatggagggagtagtactaAGTAGTGGTGTCAGTAGTACTAATTAACTAGTGGTTCAGAAATCAGAAGACTCTCTACTAGTGCTAATTAACATCGTGCGACAGGCACCAGAAGACGCTAATGATTCTTGAGcctatagctagctagctaggtggACGTACTCCGTATCACACCCCTGACGAGTCCAGCAGCGGAGGCGCGACGCGGCCCCagggggcagcggcgggagACGCAAGCGTTAAGAGACTACGTATATCGAGCGGCGTGAGGCGCGCGTGGCACGGCCCCGCGGACTCGGCGAGCAGCACTGCACGCGGTGCGGCCTCGCCGCTGCCCTGGCATCGACCTCCCCGCGCCGTGCCTCCAGCGGGCAGCGGGGGTGCGCGCGACCCCGTCCGGCAAGCGGCAACAACGCGGTCCCGCCGAAGGCGCGACGGCGCGACCCTGGGCGCGGCGGACACGAGCGCCGGCGCGGCACCgacgggtggcggaggaggagcagcccCGGCAAGCGAGCGACGGCGTGGTCGGCTATGGCacgaggaagacgaagatgggAACTCGGACGGGCCTATTTTTTGAAGTGAAGCTGAAAAATACCAAACACGCTGGTAATCGCGACCTTTCTGACTTCTCCGCGCCGCCTGTCGTCATCTCCCAGCACCAACACGAACGCCGCGCACCGACCCGCACGCCGCTCCAAACCAACCCGGCGCACTACTCGCGAACCCGTGCTGTCTCCGCGACGCAAACACGAAGGCTGGCCAGACAGCAACGTCAAAGATCCGCCGGCCCAGACGTCGCTCCGGCACCCGCACCGGCAGGCacagccgcgcgccgcgcccagTCGCAGCTGGACGGCTGGAGCCTCCCGCGACCCGTCCCGTGATCCCGTCCTGGCACCGAACCCCGGGCGCGTCCGCCCTGTCACGCCCGGCCCCAGCGCGTCCCCCGCGTCGCGCCGTGCCGCCAGGGTGGCGCCGCGCTCGCGCGCGCGTACGACCGTGGGCGGCACCGGGAGTTGGACTTTGTCCCCGCTCTCGCATCCAGCACGTAccctcccgccgccccgtcactctccgccccctcctccctttGGCCTCTAGGAGTTGTTTTTGGAGTTGCCGGTGGGCGCCGGGGCGGTGGCCGACCTCTATGAATGGTGCGTGGACTGTCCCAACCCCTCGCGTCACCTTTCGGCGCGAtcgcaattttttttcctctgtaGGAGACTTGGAgtgggatggatggatggatggctcCGAGCCGCCAAACAGCTCAGCGGAACGGGGGTGCTAAAAGGCACGAATTATGGGTGCGAAAGCCTCTTGACATTGGTTTTCCTCGTTACTTTTGGTAAGAACACACCTGTTTGCGTAGGCTGGGCGAGCTGGCGTGGCGAGTAAAACCTTTCCACGTTCGTAATTCTTTCTTCCGTAAAATGGAGAGGCTAATGGTATGTGCTCATGTTATTATAGGCTAATTTCAGAGTTGAAAACCCTTTTAACATCACGTACGTGCGTATTTCAATTTTACTTTGTTTGTAGTTTCCTAAAAGCGGGGTCGTAACCGAAGCTTTCCTCGTAAACTTGTATGTTTTCCATAAATGTTGCGCTAATGGTCAAATTAATTCAAACCATTTTGCGTGCCATATTTCATATGTACCCGCAGAAACATATGCGGCATGATAGCTCTGGATTTGAACTATTCCTACTTCAAAATTCAAATGTGCGATGGAATTCAGCTTTCAACCTTTTAAAAATCCTCATTCCGTCGGAAGCGACGCTACCTCTCATTTCTACATTTATTTATAATATCATCAAGCAGGCCGCTGGAACCTTCTTCAAACTTTGACGAACATTTGCCCTTGCCCCCTATCATTTTCAACAAACTTTCAGTCTCtttatttcaaaagaaaaactttcAGTCTCTCGCTTTTATCATCTCTCCCTTTTCCTCCCAAATTATACAGATCTAGCTGGACCATGTCGTCCTCCTCTACGCCGTTAGCATCATGCTAGTATATCCACCTGTACACGCCCCGTTTACCCCAGCTCGTCAGAACGAGGCGCCACGACAGAATAACGGCGCAGGGAAGAAATTCCGTCCAAAAATATAAATAGCGCAAACTCCCAaacacctcctccacctcctctgtcTCTGTTCTGTCCtgtccgcctcctccctccctcctcgtcgtcctcctcctccgccataGTGGCGAGCACGCCACCCGCCACGCCCCCGCTTCGCCTCGGCTCCAATCATTCGCCTCCCCCACCCCAACCTCTCCCCCCCGCCCCGTTTAGCCGGGTGATTAACGGATTATTAGTTAATCCGGAGGCTTCGTCTGGCTTTCGCGGCCCCGTCCGCCAGCCACCCCCGCTAACGCCAGCCCGGGAGCGCGCTAACGGCAGCAGCGACAGCAACCCGCTGGCTAGCTAGTCTTCCCCACGATTGGACGCCGCCACCGTCCACCCCGGCCGAGGTGCGTGGCGACCAAATCCTCCATTtcggcaattttttttttagggAATGATGGGGGTTGGGAGGGCCGGGGAATTTGTTTAATGGTGCCCGCGGCGGGGGTGGTTAAGTTGGTCTTCTGATCGGGGCTTCGGCTTCGGGCGATCTGAGGTCCGGACATGGCCGCGCCGGGGTCAGCGATCAAGGTACGCGGGGGTGTCTGTGGTTGGCCGGCTTGGGTGCGTGTGCGTCGGATCTGGGCTGCGGGAATTCGCTGAGTTTTTGGGATTTTGTGTGGTACGGACTGGGTTAGTGGGTTCTGGATGGATGGGTTTTTAGCGTGATGTGGTGGGGAATTTTTGCTAGGTTGATTTTTTGGTGGCGGGTTGGGATCTGGCCGTCTGGCATTTGGCATGAGAATGGCCATTTTGCGCGATTTGGATCAGATGATGGATCATTGTCATTGAGATGAGCTGCTGTTTGGAGACTAGTTTTGTGAGAGCAGTGATTTTTACTTCTTTTTGGGCGTGAGGTGGATCTGGGTGGCTGGAATTTGGTTCGATTTATGCTTGTTTATATGCCACTCGATGGCCCCGTGCTGATCCCGATGCTGAGTTGTGCTCTGGAAGTCGTCGGATTTGATGCGCAGTTGGATTGTTTTGGAAGCGATATTAGTTGTGTGTTGGAGCATTGGAGTCATGCAAGTCCATCCGTGTTTTGGATTTAGTGAGCTGGATGTGGATGTTTTGTTGAATCCTAGGATGTCAGGCCTACTCAATTGGATTTTGGCCCGAAGTTGCACATAAAACAGCACACTTCTTGGGTTTACCTTTCAGCCCTTTATTAATGTGCTGATCAAATTCGGCAGCTGGTACCGTGGCGGAATGGAAGGTGGTAACTCATTCAGGCAGTTTCATAACATCCTGGAAATGTGTCAAGCTCTTGTCTATTCTGTGGTGGTTACAGCACTTTGAATCTGCAAATGATGTGGCACACTGTATGGAATTTAGTGAATTAGTTGGTCATTGCAACTCATATGCTCCGTGCATAGTAGTTGGACACAATCAATTCCTTGTAAACGGTTGAAGCTGGATGATACTATATttgattgaacctagatgtgaTCAGGATGTTAGCTTGCTCTTTGTCATGCCAACTTCTTAGTTTGTGCCTTTGTAGATGTTGAGTGTATGTTGTTTGAGCCACAATCGTTGTACAAGAGCAGGCCAAAGGTCTTGAAAATGCTAGAAATTCTAATAGTTTGGTATTGCGTTCCTATCAATGGGCTTTTTTTAATAGGAAACTTTTGTATGCAGTGTTATTCGTAAACACATCATGTGATTCATCCCATTTTGGATTTTTCACTAGCCACgtctatcatttttttttgaaggatctTTGTTGATGTTCTTGTAAGAATGCTTTTATGCGGGCTTGCTTTTGAGTTCCAGAACTTGCATTGTTGCAAATGGAATAACTGTtcatctaattttttttttctgtttcagcACACCTTTTCTTCTCTTGTGAAGCAAAAGCCACCAAGGACTAGCCCGACAAAATCTAGGGGTACTATGGCTGTTTCAATGAGGGAGGTGGATCCTGTTTTTCAAGGCGCGGGTCAAAAAGAGTATCCTTCAGTTTCTAGTTTTCTACTGGTCATAATATCTGTGCTTATACCTTTGTGTCGTTTAATTCCAAGAATGTCATTTGCCCTCATTCCTCCCATTACATTTCTATTAATGTTCCAAAATAATTGTTCCTGCTGCCCATCATATATCCAGTAGAAGATTGTTAGAACACTTGTAGGTCAAACATCAATTATATTTGATGAACTGTGAGTCCATGGGAAACCTTTGTGATAATCTAGTGGAGAAATTAGATTAGCATGGTGTTGCATTACTTACATTCAATCCTATTTGTTTATTTCTGCATTATTATCCTTAGCAACGATCAGTGGATTGGAAATATGGCGGATTGAAAAGTTACAGGCGGTTCCTGTCCCCAAGGAAACATATGGGAAATTTTTCACAGGCGACTCGTACATAATACTGAAGGTACTTACCTTTG
Above is a genomic segment from Setaria viridis chromosome 4, Setaria_viridis_v4.0, whole genome shotgun sequence containing:
- the LOC117853608 gene encoding protein trichome birefringence-like 5, with product MPPVPRLPWRLAAPLLAAFVSVPFILPLALPLLRSSSTSPRALSQHRLSWLPSPLIQTAPMAPPPRVPSPPLPMQIPASPPPPPMQTTPFPPPPPSPSPPPPETPANDDKAGGAETGRCDVFDGEWVRDEEARPLYAPGTCPYVDEAYSCAVNGRPDDGYTRWRWAPRHCSLPRFNATDFLARLRGKRLMLVGDSMNRNQFESLLCILREALPDKTRMFETHGYRISKGRGYFVFKFADYDCTVEFVRSHFLVREGVRFNRQRNSNPILQIDRVDKTANRWKKADVLVFNTGHWWTHGKTARGKNYYKEGDTLYPHFDSAEAYRRALKTWARWIDKNMDPARSVVFYRGYSTAHFRGGDWDSGGSCNGETEPTFKGAIIDSYPLKMRIVEEAIGRMRFPVRLLNVTKLTNFRRDGHPSVHGKAGDKKVSKRKQDCSHWCLPGVPDAWNELIYASLVLEPNPVAWEKR